One genomic window of Gimesia chilikensis includes the following:
- a CDS encoding PcfJ domain-containing protein, with product MIRSRTSLLSPRLGADYATHPYDAHRIILACRRLACYRKQWYQDPEDWSPPEGSSFVQMRSLVQHLLDQYTVPDFMASAWWTHYPDFTGMELYLHLGAGYSIRRFPKLSPFEITKAMAEELIDVPADLCWMSAIRWCQIRSLGGDARLARILISQTMLRWPTSDERFWETVIRFLIQYQPISEAEMSAIVNFIQEQRFLPAEKTWGIGAGSTPVQPEFSLQGRTLMSLRRHMVHWRSDLMDRGILPPPDVNRLDFPWERCEISAFRCKQEDEVWSIEELLTPRQLQNEGKAMQHCVADYISKCIRRKTSIWSMKKQTGSRQRRQLTIEVLPEKRVIFQASGKCNCEPSEMAREILKRWAAQEDLKFNGQV from the coding sequence GTGATTCGGTCCAGAACCAGTCTGCTTTCTCCCCGACTGGGAGCAGATTATGCTACGCATCCGTATGATGCGCATCGCATCATCCTGGCTTGTCGCAGGCTGGCCTGCTATCGCAAACAATGGTATCAGGATCCGGAAGACTGGAGCCCTCCTGAGGGAAGCAGTTTCGTGCAGATGCGATCGCTGGTACAACATCTGCTGGATCAGTACACCGTGCCTGACTTTATGGCATCGGCCTGGTGGACCCACTACCCTGATTTCACTGGCATGGAACTTTATCTGCATCTGGGGGCGGGCTACAGTATTCGTCGATTTCCCAAACTTTCTCCCTTCGAAATCACGAAGGCGATGGCAGAAGAATTGATCGATGTGCCGGCCGACCTGTGTTGGATGTCTGCGATTCGCTGGTGTCAGATTCGCTCACTGGGAGGGGATGCACGACTGGCGCGGATTCTGATTTCCCAGACAATGCTCCGTTGGCCCACTTCAGATGAACGCTTCTGGGAAACAGTGATCCGCTTCCTGATTCAGTATCAGCCCATTTCTGAAGCAGAGATGTCAGCGATTGTCAATTTCATACAGGAACAACGATTCCTGCCTGCAGAAAAAACCTGGGGTATTGGTGCCGGATCTACTCCGGTGCAACCCGAGTTCAGTCTGCAGGGACGGACACTGATGTCACTCCGGCGGCATATGGTTCACTGGCGGTCGGATCTCATGGACCGGGGGATACTGCCGCCTCCGGATGTCAATCGCCTCGACTTCCCCTGGGAACGGTGTGAAATCAGTGCCTTTCGCTGTAAACAGGAAGATGAGGTCTGGAGTATTGAAGAACTGTTAACGCCGCGCCAGTTACAGAATGAAGGAAAAGCCATGCAGCATTGTGTGGCAGACTACATTTCCAAATGCATCAGACGAAAGACGAGCATCTGGTCGATGAAAAAGCAGACTGGCAGCAGGCAACGACGACAGTTGACGATTGAAGTACTGCCAGAGAAAAGAGTCATCTTTCAGGCCAGTGGAAAATGTAACTGTGAACCGAGTGAGATGGCACGCGAAATCCTCAAACGCTGGGCCGCGCAAGAAGACTTGAAGTTCAACGGGCAGGTGTAA
- a CDS encoding PcfJ domain-containing protein has product MSHRKETSTKQAADPELLAHLQSLGLETPEDYRQWCVENGFRTSFRKSRFQRREELLYFRRQMAVNCLRQRKQEQRSIVDKLEAVCSKDVSKKSITDPVLRMIWQLHDQESPCINHSEMTRDSFMRLISHLYCCKTKFLMDTVAVTQQRYPWGVRYIDALAFIASKATYWIRPIETWKPRGTSARRQFSSLLRHLFVKYQMPRFFDSVWLVNYTPECEDWREWYLEVGQGQNIRNCRLPVSYSKKMAHFFMQAPQDLTILQALRWGQVLGMGGDPGLGRAIMQSPFPEELSNDQFWTTVIQWLIHHASLDRRQIQSIVEFLRYQRFGVFTIPGDNDVYDEVDAPAPDYSIKGRTPRSLLRDVADWHREQEQKSKIPECTWVASGIREFDFEDENRWMIREILTSDDLVTEGNQMKHCVASYIGNCTGGESSIWSMQIELQQGFKKAITIEVRKENNLISEVRGKANRLPNRRERNVLRRWAETAGLKFSRYVNV; this is encoded by the coding sequence ATGTCTCACAGAAAAGAAACGTCTACAAAACAGGCAGCAGATCCTGAACTGCTCGCGCATCTGCAAAGCCTCGGCTTAGAAACACCAGAGGATTATCGCCAGTGGTGCGTCGAGAATGGATTTCGCACCAGTTTCCGTAAGAGTCGGTTCCAGCGGCGCGAGGAACTGCTTTATTTCCGTCGCCAGATGGCAGTCAATTGTCTCAGACAGAGAAAACAGGAACAGCGGTCGATTGTTGATAAGCTGGAGGCTGTTTGTTCTAAGGATGTCAGTAAAAAATCCATTACTGATCCTGTATTGAGAATGATCTGGCAACTGCATGATCAGGAAAGTCCCTGCATCAACCATAGCGAAATGACACGCGATTCATTTATGAGGCTGATCTCGCATCTGTATTGCTGTAAAACAAAGTTTTTAATGGATACTGTTGCAGTCACACAACAGAGGTATCCCTGGGGAGTGCGATACATTGACGCACTGGCTTTCATTGCGTCCAAAGCGACTTACTGGATTCGACCGATTGAAACCTGGAAACCCAGAGGCACAAGTGCCCGGCGACAGTTTTCGTCGCTTTTGAGACACCTGTTCGTCAAATACCAGATGCCTCGTTTTTTCGATTCCGTCTGGCTGGTAAATTACACGCCGGAGTGCGAGGACTGGAGGGAGTGGTATCTCGAAGTCGGACAAGGACAGAATATCCGAAACTGCCGTTTGCCGGTTTCCTATTCGAAAAAAATGGCGCACTTTTTTATGCAGGCGCCACAGGATCTTACGATCTTACAGGCGCTGCGCTGGGGACAGGTTCTGGGGATGGGTGGAGATCCTGGTCTGGGCCGGGCAATCATGCAGTCCCCTTTTCCCGAAGAATTATCAAATGACCAGTTTTGGACCACGGTCATTCAATGGCTGATTCATCATGCAAGTCTGGATCGCCGACAGATTCAGTCTATCGTTGAATTCTTACGGTATCAGCGTTTTGGAGTCTTCACAATACCTGGTGATAATGATGTGTATGATGAAGTTGATGCTCCCGCACCTGATTATTCCATTAAGGGACGGACTCCGCGTTCTTTATTGCGGGATGTAGCCGACTGGCACCGTGAACAGGAACAAAAAAGTAAAATTCCCGAATGTACCTGGGTTGCGAGCGGAATTCGTGAGTTTGATTTTGAAGATGAAAATCGCTGGATGATCCGCGAGATATTAACCAGCGATGATCTGGTTACAGAAGGGAACCAGATGAAGCATTGTGTCGCGAGTTATATTGGAAATTGTACCGGCGGCGAAAGTTCGATCTGGTCGATGCAGATTGAGCTTCAACAGGGCTTCAAAAAGGCGATTACCATTGAGGTCCGTAAAGAGAACAACCTGATCAGTGAAGTGCGTGGCAAGGCGAATCGATTGCCTAATCGGAGAGAACGCAATGTCCTGCGTCGTTGGGCAGAGACAGCGGGGCTCAAGTTTTCGCGCTATGTTAATGTCTGA
- a CDS encoding HAD family hydrolase, translating to MNHTQTILLILDIDETLLHATVQPLKHSPDCRIGPYVVYLRPYLAEFLEQTSQLFKLALWSSSSPDYVQAIASQIIPTSVSLEFAWSRDRCITRFDPEWQSYYYVKDLRKVKRYGYDLNRTLIVDDTPRKVERNYGNAIYVTPWYGDDRQDNELRRLAAYLPKFCEAPNLRRIEKRNWKNSGQF from the coding sequence GTGAATCACACACAGACAATTCTGCTGATCCTCGATATCGACGAAACGCTGCTGCATGCCACGGTCCAGCCTTTAAAACACAGTCCGGACTGCCGCATTGGCCCGTATGTGGTCTATCTGCGCCCTTACCTCGCTGAATTCCTCGAACAGACCTCTCAGCTGTTCAAGCTCGCGCTCTGGTCCTCGTCCAGTCCTGATTATGTCCAGGCGATAGCAAGTCAGATTATCCCCACCTCCGTCTCACTCGAATTTGCCTGGAGCCGGGATCGCTGCATTACCCGCTTCGATCCGGAGTGGCAGTCTTACTATTACGTCAAGGATTTGCGAAAAGTAAAACGCTACGGCTACGATCTGAACCGCACACTGATCGTGGATGACACGCCCCGCAAAGTGGAACGCAACTATGGAAATGCGATCTACGTCACGCCCTGGTACGGTGATGACAGACAAGATAATGAGTTGCGGCGGTTGGCAGCCTATCTCCCAAAGTTCTGCGAGGCACCAAATCTGCGCCGCATTGAAAAACGGAACTGGAAGAATTCCGGTCAGTTCTGA
- a CDS encoding RNA ligase family protein, whose protein sequence is MGSSHDQFVKYPRTPHLFGSTGTADDKRLSEQASLQFIADPSLIVEEKIDGTNVGLHFSPTGELVLQCRGHLINEGMHPQYDLFKQWAMVKRPVLEQMLEDRFILFGEWVYARHSIHYRSLPHYFFEFDIYDKIQQVFLSLACRLELLAGTGIETVPVIHTGPLARKDLETLIGQSAFDSVFDNPLSNTTDNLMEGVYLRTEAGAAVTGRSKFVRPEFVEKIKQSSHWQHQTMVPNLLSKQADIWS, encoded by the coding sequence ATGGGCAGTTCCCACGATCAATTTGTGAAATATCCGCGGACACCTCATCTGTTCGGCTCTACGGGGACGGCAGACGACAAACGGCTCAGCGAACAGGCTTCGCTGCAGTTCATTGCCGACCCGTCTCTCATCGTGGAGGAAAAGATTGACGGCACCAACGTCGGACTGCATTTCTCTCCCACGGGAGAACTCGTTCTGCAGTGCCGGGGCCACCTGATTAACGAAGGCATGCACCCGCAATACGATCTGTTCAAGCAATGGGCCATGGTCAAACGGCCGGTCCTGGAACAGATGCTGGAAGACCGGTTCATCCTGTTCGGCGAATGGGTCTATGCCCGGCACTCGATTCATTATCGCAGCCTGCCGCACTACTTCTTTGAATTTGACATTTACGATAAAATACAACAGGTCTTTCTCAGCCTCGCCTGTCGACTGGAACTGCTCGCAGGTACCGGCATCGAAACGGTCCCCGTGATCCATACCGGCCCGCTGGCACGCAAAGACCTGGAGACGCTGATTGGCCAGTCCGCCTTTGACAGTGTCTTTGACAATCCACTTTCCAACACCACGGACAACCTGATGGAAGGCGTTTATCTCCGCACCGAAGCGGGAGCAGCCGTTACCGGCAGGTCCAAATTTGTCCGTCCCGAATTTGTAGAAAAAATCAAACAGAGCAGCCACTGGCAACACCAGACTATGGTTCCCAACCTGCTCTCCAAACAGGCAGATATCTGGTCATGA
- a CDS encoding AAA family ATPase — protein sequence MQAIIFTGIPGAGKTSFYRQEFFATHVRISLDLLKTRARETSFLETCLQTGQQFVVDNTSPSREERAKYIQLARQADFTITGYYFASPVNPCLQRNAAREPPARVPDVAILSAARRLQRPSLEEGFDQLFYVSLQQGVFQVEEWNDEL from the coding sequence ATGCAGGCCATCATCTTCACAGGTATTCCGGGCGCCGGAAAAACTTCGTTTTACCGACAGGAGTTTTTCGCAACCCACGTGCGCATCAGCCTGGACCTCTTGAAGACGCGGGCTCGGGAAACAAGTTTCCTGGAAACCTGTCTGCAGACCGGCCAGCAGTTCGTGGTCGACAATACGAGTCCGAGCCGCGAAGAACGTGCAAAATACATACAGCTGGCCCGCCAGGCCGACTTTACCATCACCGGATATTACTTTGCCTCCCCTGTCAATCCCTGCCTGCAGCGGAATGCAGCACGCGAGCCCCCCGCGCGGGTTCCCGACGTCGCAATCCTGTCTGCAGCCCGACGCTTGCAGCGTCCGTCGCTGGAGGAAGGCTTCGACCAACTGTTTTATGTCAGTCTGCAACAGGGAGTATTCCAGGTTGAGGAGTGGAACGATGAACTTTGA
- a CDS encoding tRNA(His) guanylyltransferase Thg1 family protein yields the protein MNFDELDQKMRVYETAADTCVLPDMYMVARLDGRGFTRLTKEVCAFERPFDVQFRDMMVRTTKALLSCGFRIVYAFTESDEISLLFDREEQLFGRKLRKLNSLLAGEASAQFSLQLGQVATFDCRISQLPNQERVIDYFRWRSADAARNALNAHCYWCLRKEGRDARQATQELSGLTFGQKNELLFQRGINFNDLPAWQKQGIAVYWEEFDKPAVNPLTGEAVVALRRRLIVNDQLPRKTDYAEFVQRLIQE from the coding sequence ATGAACTTTGATGAACTGGATCAGAAGATGCGGGTCTATGAAACCGCTGCGGACACCTGCGTTCTGCCCGACATGTATATGGTCGCCCGGCTGGATGGCCGTGGATTTACCCGGCTCACTAAAGAGGTCTGCGCATTCGAACGCCCCTTCGATGTACAATTTCGGGACATGATGGTCCGAACCACTAAAGCCTTATTGAGCTGTGGTTTCCGCATTGTTTATGCCTTTACCGAAAGCGACGAAATCTCGCTGCTCTTTGACCGTGAAGAGCAGTTGTTCGGGCGAAAGCTCCGCAAACTGAACTCCCTCCTGGCCGGGGAAGCCAGCGCGCAGTTCTCACTGCAACTGGGACAGGTCGCCACGTTTGACTGCCGGATTTCACAACTGCCCAACCAGGAACGGGTGATTGACTATTTCCGCTGGCGCAGTGCCGATGCCGCTCGCAACGCCTTGAACGCACACTGTTACTGGTGCCTCCGCAAAGAGGGACGCGACGCCCGCCAGGCCACTCAAGAGCTCTCCGGCCTGACCTTCGGCCAGAAAAACGAACTCCTGTTCCAGCGGGGCATCAACTTCAACGATCTGCCCGCCTGGCAGAAACAGGGGATTGCGGTCTATTGGGAAGAGTTTGACAAACCGGCCGTCAATCCCCTCACCGGGGAAGCGGTTGTCGCGCTGCGCCGCCGGCTCATCGTCAACGATCAGCTTCCCCGTAAAACAGACTATGCCGAATTCGTACAACGCCTGATTCAGGAATGA
- a CDS encoding SUMF1/EgtB/PvdO family nonheme iron enzyme, translated as MSFPALPQIEIEQKLLAVVSETLDIPLEKLSLDDRIIEDLRADSLELTELMMSLEDAFQITIPDDPIDPIHKEIFTRQPFRLCDLVELVTLQMGTRAVPRANWFRQPATQPGKGQRVPFTQLDGIGKRSALTEPDLFAPMDSTRPCTMWRRRTDGMRCIHIPADTVLLGSDTPTANPDERPLHKVELDSFLIDAEPVSTTAYCRFLNSIGQLPESFLTDWFVLDPEDDRDEHMLIQHTAAYGWQPLLGTETWPMILVSWYGANAYSLWANNRLWSNYRDEAGDPEGSFLPTEAQWEYAARGATPRVYPWGDAAPNPDKLRAGLHRQKTGYTAQTLPLAAVNEELGMSTFGLHHMAGNVWQWCRDWYDESFYLHPEATEPNAWNHQPTRVRSERGGSWVGPNILCRSSYRRGRPPIARGRCLGFRCVSAVSDLPVTHP; from the coding sequence ATGTCGTTTCCCGCATTACCCCAGATCGAAATCGAACAGAAACTCCTGGCCGTCGTCTCCGAGACATTGGATATTCCACTGGAAAAGCTCTCGCTGGATGATCGCATCATTGAAGATCTGCGTGCCGACAGTCTGGAACTGACGGAACTCATGATGAGCCTGGAAGACGCGTTTCAGATCACGATTCCCGATGATCCCATCGATCCCATCCATAAAGAGATCTTCACCCGCCAGCCCTTCCGACTCTGTGACCTGGTGGAACTGGTAACCCTGCAGATGGGAACGCGTGCGGTACCTCGTGCCAACTGGTTTCGTCAACCAGCCACTCAACCCGGGAAGGGACAACGCGTCCCTTTCACTCAACTGGATGGCATCGGCAAACGGTCTGCACTGACGGAACCCGACTTGTTCGCCCCCATGGATTCCACGCGTCCCTGTACCATGTGGCGCAGACGCACCGATGGCATGCGCTGCATCCACATTCCAGCCGATACTGTATTACTGGGCAGCGACACTCCCACAGCCAATCCCGATGAACGCCCCCTGCATAAGGTGGAACTCGATTCCTTTCTGATCGACGCCGAACCGGTCTCAACCACCGCCTACTGTCGCTTTCTGAACTCCATCGGTCAGCTCCCCGAATCGTTCCTGACCGACTGGTTTGTCCTCGATCCGGAAGATGACCGAGACGAGCATATGTTGATTCAACATACCGCCGCCTACGGCTGGCAGCCACTGCTCGGCACCGAAACCTGGCCGATGATTCTGGTCTCCTGGTATGGCGCGAACGCCTATTCGCTCTGGGCCAACAATCGACTCTGGAGCAACTACCGCGACGAAGCCGGCGATCCCGAGGGAAGCTTTCTCCCCACCGAAGCCCAATGGGAATACGCGGCCCGCGGCGCCACTCCGCGTGTCTATCCCTGGGGTGATGCAGCCCCCAACCCGGATAAACTGCGCGCCGGCCTGCATCGCCAGAAAACAGGTTACACAGCCCAGACACTCCCCCTGGCTGCTGTCAATGAAGAGTTGGGCATGTCAACTTTCGGCCTGCATCACATGGCGGGAAATGTCTGGCAATGGTGCCGCGACTGGTACGACGAATCCTTCTACCTCCACCCCGAGGCGACAGAGCCGAATGCCTGGAATCACCAGCCCACACGCGTCCGCAGCGAACGGGGCGGCAGCTGGGTCGGCCCGAATATTCTCTGCCGCAGTTCCTATCGCCGCGGCCGCCCCCCCATCGCCCGCGGTCGCTGCCTCGGCTTCCGCTGCGTCAGCGCGGTTAGTGATCTGCCTGTAACGCATCCCTGA
- a CDS encoding SEC-C metal-binding domain-containing protein: MSKRRTGFPSETQVKRGVRIVHGVKLLEEKLGRNDLCPCGSGKRFKKCCLTRGCF; this comes from the coding sequence ATGAGCAAACGCCGCACAGGCTTCCCGTCTGAAACACAAGTCAAACGGGGCGTCCGCATCGTGCATGGCGTTAAGCTGCTCGAAGAAAAACTCGGCCGCAACGATTTATGCCCCTGCGGCTCAGGCAAGCGCTTTAAAAAGTGCTGCCTCACGCGGGGCTGCTTTTGA
- a CDS encoding AAA family ATPase: protein MNWQTLTTSTLDEILHWAATQPWCQAMSACAQDAQWHAEGDVWTHTQLVCRQLPQLTEWSGLSNREQSILIFTALLHDAAKPLTTQLDPESGRLRSPKHAVKGEYLARNVLRGLGCDLEIRETICRLVRYHGRPAFLLEKPNPEQEVISLSWLVNHRLLYLFALADTRGRTTDSMSRPEEHLRFWKMIAEEQHCFDQPYPFANDQARFLFFHLPEPNVHYVPHEKFNCTVTMLSGPPGAGKDTWLARHRTNLPIISLDDVRDDLGVEPTDNQGEVAQLARERCRELLRNKTDFAFNATNLTRQIRKRWLQLFADYGARIELIYLEPPLETILKQNCQRLQPVPEKVIRRLVGKVEPPTLTEAHTMTYSTH, encoded by the coding sequence ATGAACTGGCAGACACTGACAACATCAACTCTGGATGAGATCCTGCACTGGGCCGCCACGCAGCCCTGGTGCCAGGCGATGTCGGCCTGCGCGCAGGATGCCCAGTGGCACGCCGAGGGAGACGTCTGGACGCACACCCAGCTCGTCTGCCGGCAGTTGCCGCAGTTGACTGAGTGGTCTGGCTTATCAAACCGGGAACAGTCCATCCTGATCTTCACCGCACTCCTGCACGACGCCGCCAAACCGCTGACCACGCAACTCGATCCCGAATCCGGCCGCCTGCGTTCGCCCAAACATGCCGTGAAGGGAGAGTATCTGGCGCGAAATGTCCTGCGCGGACTGGGCTGCGATCTGGAAATCCGCGAGACGATCTGCCGGCTGGTCCGCTACCATGGTCGTCCCGCTTTTCTGCTGGAAAAACCGAATCCGGAACAGGAAGTGATTTCACTCTCCTGGCTGGTCAATCATCGTCTGCTCTATCTGTTCGCCCTGGCCGATACCCGCGGACGAACGACCGACAGCATGTCGCGCCCCGAAGAACATCTGCGATTCTGGAAAATGATCGCCGAGGAACAGCACTGCTTCGATCAGCCCTACCCGTTCGCCAACGATCAGGCGAGATTCCTGTTTTTTCACTTACCCGAACCGAACGTGCATTATGTACCCCACGAAAAATTCAACTGTACGGTCACAATGCTCTCCGGCCCGCCGGGCGCAGGGAAAGATACCTGGCTCGCGCGGCACCGCACGAATCTGCCCATCATCTCCCTGGATGATGTGCGCGATGACCTGGGTGTTGAGCCAACAGACAACCAGGGAGAAGTAGCGCAACTCGCCCGGGAACGCTGTCGCGAACTCTTACGTAACAAGACTGATTTCGCTTTCAACGCCACTAATCTGACACGACAGATCAGAAAACGCTGGCTGCAGCTCTTCGCCGACTACGGTGCCCGCATCGAACTGATCTATCTGGAACCACCGCTGGAGACAATCTTAAAACAGAATTGTCAGCGTCTCCAACCAGTCCCGGAAAAAGTCATACGCCGTCTGGTAGGTAAAGTCGAACCTCCCACCCTGACCGAGGCTCATACAATGACTTACAGTACACATTGA
- a CDS encoding right-handed parallel beta-helix repeat-containing protein, with translation MNARVSSRLLALLLLTAPGLFTPAYAHGQDPEWLQEDDYLYRAYFDFSGAAGGYRDVGQGLLFIPLAQDDESLFFADLRGNIFNDSSAEGNFGLAYRKMVNDQWIAGMYGFYDVRRSQYNNIFRQGSFGFELMSIEWDFRVNGYIPNQKQQRVDGLSTAYLSGNNVVVRAGEERAYWGTDLEIGRLLKTFDQMPIDAELRGYVGGYYFDNNAPNFEKMTGPRARVEFRMFDLPFLGNGSRVVLAGQYQHDDVRGSQGEGLLTVRIPLPGNGDSQKLTRFQRRMVNPIQRDIDIVLNQGQAPEECAKLQLNGQSLENITIIDANTANAEAVFNAAGADSVVLFDGSAGTIDTATGFVFNDGQLALAGGTSVNVVGCSSGAVTSFQYGGQPTVRGVNTINDIFTIADNSTMVGLTLTGGRNGIYGNNLSGFTITGNSINGAFEDGVHLDGDTNGTITNNTFTANGVVTGNDGLEIEHMTGGLVSGNTSWANEYGYYFSRVSGGTISNNLAELNVSDGFDFDNFEGGTLTGNTAQYNGEDGFYFDDDVTGGEISNNIARENYNFGFDFYGVDGGTISGNQAIGNDYAGFAFYGHINGGTFADNIANQNDAGFYFDENVDGATFTGNVANENNLNGFWFTESVTNTSFMDNSASQNGVNGIKFADTVGVGTLISGNSALNNLDDGFDFEDVNGGTIINNLAQGNQEDGFDFDDPFVSGTFSNNTSIGNAVNGFDFGDPIFGGTLDGNSAQNNGGAGFSIWSFSGGNTATFSNNSAIDNALQGYDVKSGTPQSGTGTNTGSGNASDNSF, from the coding sequence ATGAACGCTAGAGTTTCCTCTCGACTTCTAGCCCTGCTGCTCTTGACTGCGCCAGGTCTGTTTACGCCTGCGTACGCACATGGTCAGGATCCGGAATGGCTCCAGGAAGATGATTATCTGTATCGCGCCTATTTTGATTTCTCAGGGGCAGCCGGTGGCTACCGTGATGTCGGACAGGGGCTGCTGTTTATTCCACTGGCGCAAGACGACGAAAGTCTGTTCTTCGCGGATCTGCGCGGGAATATCTTCAACGATTCTTCCGCTGAGGGGAATTTCGGCCTGGCCTACCGCAAGATGGTCAACGATCAGTGGATCGCGGGCATGTACGGATTCTACGATGTCCGTCGCAGCCAGTACAACAATATCTTCCGCCAGGGAAGTTTCGGCTTCGAGCTGATGAGCATTGAATGGGACTTCCGGGTAAACGGTTATATCCCCAATCAGAAACAGCAACGCGTGGATGGTCTGTCGACGGCTTATCTGAGTGGGAATAACGTGGTCGTGCGGGCTGGTGAAGAACGGGCTTACTGGGGAACCGACCTGGAAATCGGGCGATTGCTGAAGACTTTCGATCAGATGCCGATCGATGCAGAACTGAGAGGTTATGTAGGCGGTTACTACTTTGATAATAATGCCCCCAACTTCGAAAAAATGACCGGCCCCCGGGCCCGTGTGGAATTCCGGATGTTTGATCTACCCTTCCTGGGGAACGGTTCGCGCGTGGTACTGGCGGGACAGTATCAGCATGACGATGTCAGAGGTTCGCAGGGGGAAGGGCTGTTAACCGTGCGAATCCCGCTGCCCGGCAATGGAGACAGTCAGAAGCTGACCCGCTTCCAGCGCCGGATGGTTAATCCGATTCAGCGTGATATCGACATCGTGTTGAATCAGGGACAGGCACCGGAGGAATGTGCAAAGCTGCAGCTTAATGGTCAGTCGCTGGAGAATATCACTATCATCGATGCGAATACGGCGAACGCAGAGGCGGTATTCAATGCGGCTGGTGCAGACAGCGTGGTTCTGTTTGACGGGAGTGCCGGCACGATTGATACCGCGACCGGCTTTGTCTTCAACGATGGACAACTGGCACTGGCCGGCGGTACCAGTGTGAATGTGGTAGGTTGTAGCTCGGGAGCAGTCACCAGCTTTCAGTATGGCGGGCAGCCAACCGTCAGAGGGGTGAATACGATCAATGATATCTTCACCATAGCGGACAACTCGACAATGGTGGGACTGACATTGACCGGCGGTCGCAACGGGATTTACGGGAATAACCTGAGCGGCTTCACGATTACCGGCAACAGCATCAATGGTGCGTTTGAGGACGGTGTGCACCTGGATGGCGATACGAATGGTACCATCACCAACAACACATTTACTGCCAACGGAGTCGTGACCGGCAACGATGGTCTGGAAATCGAACATATGACCGGTGGACTCGTATCGGGTAACACATCGTGGGCGAACGAATATGGATATTACTTCAGCCGGGTCAGCGGGGGGACGATCAGCAACAACCTGGCTGAATTGAACGTGTCCGATGGTTTCGATTTCGATAACTTCGAAGGGGGAACACTCACGGGGAATACCGCACAGTATAACGGTGAAGACGGGTTCTACTTCGATGATGACGTGACCGGTGGTGAAATCTCAAATAACATCGCCCGGGAAAACTATAACTTTGGTTTTGATTTCTATGGTGTGGATGGCGGGACCATCAGTGGTAACCAGGCGATTGGCAATGATTACGCCGGCTTCGCTTTTTATGGTCATATCAATGGTGGAACGTTCGCCGACAACATCGCCAATCAGAACGACGCCGGTTTCTACTTTGATGAAAATGTGGATGGTGCTACCTTCACCGGGAACGTTGCCAATGAGAATAATCTGAACGGCTTCTGGTTTACTGAATCCGTGACCAACACCAGTTTCATGGATAACAGTGCCAGCCAGAACGGTGTGAACGGGATCAAGTTTGCAGATACCGTTGGTGTGGGGACCCTGATCAGCGGTAACTCTGCTCTCAATAACCTGGATGATGGTTTCGACTTTGAAGATGTGAATGGCGGAACGATTATCAATAACCTGGCACAGGGGAATCAGGAAGACGGCTTTGACTTCGACGATCCGTTCGTGAGTGGAACGTTCAGCAATAACACCTCGATCGGAAATGCGGTGAATGGGTTTGACTTTGGCGATCCCATCTTCGGTGGCACACTCGACGGCAACAGTGCCCAGAATAACGGCGGAGCTGGTTTCTCGATCTGGAGTTTCTCCGGCGGTAACACCGCAACCTTCTCGAATAACTCTGCCATCGACAATGCCCTGCAGGGGTACGATGTGAAATCGGGGACTCCCCAGAGCGGTACGGGGACGAACACCGGCTCTGGTAACGCCAGTGATAACAGCTTCTAA